The nucleotide sequence TTGAACGACAATTTTATGACGTAGGTGGTTTAAACTCTTGTTTTTAATAGTAGTAAACAAGTATGCAACCAAATTAACAGGCATCGTCAGTATCTCTTTCTTTTCCCATAATTCAGTAAAAACATCCTGCACAATATTTTCAGCGTCTGCATCCGAGACCACATACTCCTTGGCAAAATATTTCATCTTTGAAAAATAGACAAGATATATCTCTTCAAATTTACTATTTAAGCTTAAATCATCCAAAATTACTGACTAGGGTTATTTTTCTAAAATTTTGCAAATATAATTTATTTTCACCAAAGAAACCTAGTAGTTCGTTGAATTTTGAATTATCAAAAATAAGCAGGACAAGTATTTTTAGTTAGTGTACATATATAAAACATGACCTGAACAAGATTTGTTTATCGCATTTTTGCCAGATTATTTGTCCGATAATGGCTGGGAGTTACCTGTGTAATGCGTTTAAAGATTTTATTAAAATGCGAAATAGAGTTAAAGCCACAAGTAAAGCTAATCTGAAATATGTCTTGCGTTGTATTATTCAATAATTCACAGGCATATGCGATACGCATCTCAATGATGTATTGAATCAAAGTCTTTCCTGTTTTATCTTTAAAAAATCTACAAAAAGAGCTATTGTTCATCGCTCCGATTTCTGCCACTTCTTCCAGACTTATCTCCTCAAGATAGTGCTGTTCAATGTAAGTAAGAATTTTTTTTAACCGGTTGTTATCGGCCGACTGTTCACGGGTATTATACAATACACTTCCAATCGTACGGAAATCCTGGGATTGGCTCATCATAAAAAGCAATTGTAAAAGGTTTGTCAATCTTAAAAAGCCGTGACTTGAAGTCGTTTTCTCAATTTGACTAACAAGTTTTTGGCATTCAGGAGGAAAGCAAATACCTTGAGAAGATTGCTCTAGAAGATTTTTTGTAGATCTAAACTCTGGATAATTATTAATAGGATGGCTCATAAACTCTTTCTCAAACTGAATAATACTGCCACGTAGTCTGTAATTGGGATTATTCTGATAAAATTGAGAAGAAGATTTGGAGTAGTGCGGAATACCACTTCCAAACAAAATAATTGTACCCGGAGCAAAATCAGTTGCCCCATCAGCAACAAAGGTTGTACCTGTACCCTCTTTAATGTAAAGAATTTCGAATTCATCGTGATAATGCAAAGGGAAAAAGAAATGGTCGTAATCAAAATTGCGGGCGATAACAGGACTCTGCGAATTGAGCGCTATTGGCTCAAACATAAGTTTGTCTTTCATTATGCGTGAGTTTTAAAAAGTGTAGAATTTATGGCCTGAATTGGATTGCAAATATAGTGTTATAATTGGGGAAAAAAGTATCATTTTACTATTTTGAATACCTTTAAGTTTGCAAAGCTTATTAAAGTGTGTGCGAATACATTCACTTGTTAACATTAAAGGCGTAATAAACCAAAGTTGAAAGATAATGAATAACACCAGAAGAAAATTTTTTAAGCAAGGATTAGCCGGCGCACTTTTAGTGGGCACGGCCTCCTTTGCC is from uncultured Macellibacteroides sp. and encodes:
- a CDS encoding AraC family transcriptional regulator, which gives rise to MKDKLMFEPIALNSQSPVIARNFDYDHFFFPLHYHDEFEILYIKEGTGTTFVADGATDFAPGTIILFGSGIPHYSKSSSQFYQNNPNYRLRGSIIQFEKEFMSHPINNYPEFRSTKNLLEQSSQGICFPPECQKLVSQIEKTTSSHGFLRLTNLLQLLFMMSQSQDFRTIGSVLYNTREQSADNNRLKKILTYIEQHYLEEISLEEVAEIGAMNNSSFCRFFKDKTGKTLIQYIIEMRIAYACELLNNTTQDIFQISFTCGFNSISHFNKIFKRITQVTPSHYRTNNLAKMR